taacctcgttaaattttccctttctaaattctctagattttttgtaattttaattcccaaatatttaatctcgttcttaactttcaattccattcccttaaattcccaatccttttcttccttcttagtatagttaaacaacatcatctctgatttagaccaatttatttttaaccctgtaatttcctcaaattccctcaactgatatttaattctttctaattttcttaatggattcttaatggtcaataaagtatcatccgcaaacatgtttagctttatttcccttacctctccaattccttctaattctttatcctcccttagtgccttcgccaaaacttccataaccattacaaaaaggaccggcgagagcggacatccttgtcttgttcctctggctagtcgtatcttttcagtaagtccgtcatttaccaccactaccgccgtattttgggaatatagctgttctattacatttttaaatttatttccaaatcccaatttacctataatactctttagtgcctgccagctcacacaatcaaaagctttaaaaatatctaatgccataatacctgccttaatatttgctttttttattacatttattacatttaaaactctacccactaaattatgcatatgtcttcctaccacaaacccacattgatctgctcctatatattctgccaaaaatttatttagtcgtttggccataatagatgtaaaaattttagcatcctgatttattaaagaaataggtctataagaatcgggattagtcaaatctttatctggttttgggatcagaattatcactgaatgttcccatgattcgggtatcttctctcctgataatatcctattataaagttccattaattttggaactaaacaatctttgaagaccttataatattctggacccaaaccatctgctcctggtgatttacccacttttaacttatcaataacctcttcaacttctctttgagttattactgactccattaactccttatattctgattttatttccttctttataaaccttccaatatactcctccaccttttcttgttgaatttctttacccttgtacaattcctgataaaattcctgaaaaatttttattttagttttcattgcatgacaataattccctcggctatctttcaacgtttctatcccattcctccctttttctttttgtgtgagcttggcaagcaacctcgagttcttatcactgttttcaaaatattcccttttcatatacattaaattcttttgaatctcttctatatttaaattttctaattgtttcttcttagcttgtatttccactaatttatatttatctttacttcgccaatatctttcctccaagtttttaatttctatctctaacttttcctgttctgcacgttgttgtctttttaaactacatgtttctctaatacagattcctcttgctacagccttcatggtgtcccaaatgactgacccagctgttcctcctttttcattaatttcccatgactccgacagttccttccgaattttatctactattttattgtatttcaatatctttgtgttcaacttccatctatatgcctctttataatctttcttaactgtaaattctaaacttaacaaggcgtgatcagttacttttattacccccatttccattttacaaatcctcgttgcaaagtcttttgaaacaaatatatgatctatcctggagtatgtatgatgaactggggaaaagaatgagaatccaggcctattcccgttaagtaagcgccacgagtctaaataatcattttcttttactaatttattcaatatagtcatattgttcctcttttcagcattagtgggatttgacctgtctcttttattatccataaccatattaaaatccccagctaatatagcatacccctccttaaattcttctatttctttaaacaactttataaaaactctctatgcctctcatttggggcataaacattaatcaaagtatagacctttccctcaattttaccttttaacataagatatctacccttatcatccttttttacctcttctaatgtaaacccacttttttttgaaatcaaagtggccactccatttttttttgatgtccctaatgacttttcataataggctagccactttaattttatcatattcgaattctcggagccttggtgtgtctcttggatcattataatatctgatccctctttattaagcatttgttctattctcttccttttcacgactgcccctaaacctttaacattgagtgttgatacctttatctttttatccataatcacccttttgaaatctcttccgatcccttgtgctcagcagttcaaacttgcttacataaaaacacaaactccatacataaaccccccaccctcctaccccaatccctcctcccctaccttccccccctccccacccccccactctaatcccccccccatatccccgtgagtctagtactccagccatctactttaaagggggaggggggaggcagtgctgtgcctggccggcaggtttctatattagcatttttatttgcaattatctccaaacataattaacaattctcttactctccagatgtcccagcctcattccctcccccacccactccagccccatctgcttccccatccagacccagcctcttcagcaaatctttaccttgatccaatgaggttactctatgttccctcctcccatatgtaaatcttaaaaaaaccgggtaaccccatgcataaggaattttattcttcattaatgtttccgttattggtttaagactacgtctccaatttaatgtacgttgagaaagatcattgtaaatttacactggtttgcctttatattatatctgattcttaaatctcaattctttcataatttgctcttttttataataattaccaaatttcaccaaaatgtctcttgcccctttgtggttttgcccccccacacgatggactcgatccggatccaatccgtctattgatatatcaggcatcagctccttgaaccagttcacgatgatttctctaagatcttctccctgcgactcctttagctgctttattcaaaaagtagatctactagattaatcttccaaggcaatcgatcacagtacccattctttaaattgtatattagttgatttctcaaaagcctcttatttcttctggtccaaatccgctttagcctctatctttttgatcttatccgaattttccgcctttttatccgctaaatacacaattgatgtctaaattcactcatatgctgatccatttttttaaaatataacaatgttattttcagctataatgggcctgatctccatcaacgagggagggttactaccactttctcctccttcagtcatatttttttctttatttggtattgtatccaaagggactgggtctttatcttcctcctcttgctcaactccaggggctgtcctttccaggagggagaggtatgccaaattatgatttgaaagttcctttttttatgatttgaaggtttcttatttttttttcttcttttttttcttttttttttctttttctttttttgtatattgagctttgcccaacttttgatctttcttttaacgttaggcatgggactcttctgggtagggcataaatcttagagtgtaactcacttccttagcaacttatgctggcttctctgttatatatcaaaaactttttccttcttcatgaggggggggggaatatccagttcacaccagcattcactagaggggatcagtttaatcattcgcagcctctcagcttcccacatctccctcacgaatgccgaatgcagcttcttccaccttctctcccccccttctcaccacgccaataaatccaatcaacaacttccaccttacaaagccagcatttcaatctttcccatgtgagataagaatgaaaggttataacacaaatcaatgtccagcaagcataaattccttctttttaaactgcgtcagtgttactttcggtttcgataatgttgccgtttatacagacattgtattaaatatcaatcatctcacctcccttcttcaaatctctcagcttttccagctcctgtgacttttataatcattttctgtcgtttgctcaaagatttatgcccattagaagagagataattgctttttccggcaaacgccgcttagagcctcagaagaaacccgccattgctcaggcggccagctccgcccccccccatctttgtcacttgaggctcaggtggcctcggtggcacggagtgctttctaccaacttcggttggtggcccagctacgcccctatctggacagggataacctagcttcagttgtccatactctggtaacttccaaattagattactgcaatgccctctacatggggctgcctttgaagacggtccggaagctgcagcttgtgcaaaatgcggcggccagattgatagctggaacagggaggtttgagcatgtaacaccgattctgtcccgcttgcattggctgcctatatgtttccgagcccaattcaaggtgctggtcttaaccttacatggcttgggaccacaatacctgatggaacgcctctcccgacatgaacctacccgtacactgcgctcaacatctaaggtcctcctccgagtgcctactccaagggaagctcggaggatggcaacaagggagagggccttttcagtggtggccccccgactgtggaatgatctccccgatgaggctcgcctggcgccaacattgttatcttttcggcgccaggtcaagacttttctcttctcccaggcatttttaacagcattttaacagcatttaacaacgttaagtttgtttttaatggaccccacaattgttgtttttaaatggatactgttgtttttatactgtttttatgtgtgtgtgtgtgtgtgtgtgtgtgtgtgtgtgtgtgtttttaaattgtatacttttaatgtttactatttttaaatgttgtaaaccacccagagagcttcggctgtggggcggtatataaatgtaattaattaaataaataaataaataaataaacctggtgaaattccctcttcatcacaacagttaaagtgcaggagctatactggagtgaccagatttaaaagagggcagggcacctgcagctttaactgtggtgatgaagaggaaatttcaccaggtcccccatatatacagatgacacctgctgaaattcccttttcaatacaactcttaaagatacaggagccctgtcctcctttatacAATTTACAATTTATACACTAtacaattttatattgtattttatattatggttttatattgttgttttatactttgaatgtttttaatttttgtgaaccacccaaagagctccagctattggccggtatagaaatgtaataaataaataaataaataaatttcatatggtcaccctagtttatttgaacaaagcccaacgcgtttcagcctgtgtcctttcaaaggccttcttcagagggtTTTTAGAAGATggctgcagattttcctctagcaaTAAACTGCCTCCACTAATAATCATTGGCGACTTTTAACAACCCcctcaagaaggcctttgaaaagacacaggctgAAATGCGTCAGGCTTTGTACAAATAAAcctttttgcatcctgaggacctctttctcccttcttttgatCTGACTTGCATGCTTTCCTCCTTTTGGTTTTGGAAGTTGTCTATGAAAACACCTTTTGTTCAGTGTGTGATGTTGATGTTCCTAGTTCATCAGGCTCTGAAGCAGACAGTGTTGCCACGCCTTCTTCACCATGAGCTTTATCAGTTTTTTGGAAGAAGTGTGTGatctaaaaacacatttaaaaagcaaTGACAATAAATATATCTGAAATGGGAGAAAAGATTATGAGTTGGGAATGTTAGTGGAATTAATCCATGCTCTTTTAGATACGCTCTTTGAAGATCTTACTTTTTCATTCCAAGACCAAATATTTCTGTTAAAATTGCTTGTTCTCCAGCGTTAGCCAGAAGGACATCAGAGAAAGTCTTTACAGTTGTAcatttatatttcaatatttatgTCTATATTCACACTGAAGCATTTCCAGCATTTTAGTGTATGCTGGTTCTACAAACTGTGTGTTCATTGCTTCTTTTGTAAATATCAGAAAGTCTATTGGGAAGTGAAAGGCCAGTATAAGTAGGAAATGAAGCAGCTGATTTTCATTGCAGTATAGATGTAGTTTGTTCTCAAATGCGTACTGGAGCTCTGAATTGGGTGAATAACTTCACTTTCTGAGAGCAGAGATGATGTGTTAGGAACTAGTTGGTAATGGTGGCAGTAGTGAATAAATACGAGCAGTCCCAAATTAATTCATCAAGAATGCAAACTTATATAAAGAAGTTCTGTAGAAGAATCACAGGCCTTTTCAGTGTGGTAGACCATTGCCATAGAgcagtttccatcagccctagctagtatAGCCAACGttgatggatgatgggaattgtaggtcagaacatctggagggccacatgtcacCCCTCCCCCTGGCTGTAGAGATGTAACTGAGCTGTTGTTCGTGTAAAAAAGAAGCGAGTTTGATAGAAGTTGCTCCCTCTGGGATTCAGTCCCTGTAATACCAGACCAGTTTTTGGCAAAACCCAACATGGAATTGTATAGGGGAAGGACGTTATATCTTGCCCTGATTGTACAGGGAGACTAGTGGAAAGGATATAATATGATGGTAGTTAAAAGCATGCCTTTGGGATAATTTAATAAATGTTGCtgtgaaagcagaagaaaaatattGAAGTATATCTATAAAAATGGAAAACACCCACAAACCAGCTGAGTAAAAATTACCTGTAAAAAGCATTTGCTTCTCAGTTGTAGAAATTAAGCCAAAGTATTTTAAACCCACACatttctactccccccccccaatgcaatcTGTTTCATCTATTGTGACATTTCAGAAGTCTGGATTGAAGTCTGGAAAGAGCAAGGAATACAGTGTTCTGTTTAacttctcaccatcaccacccaACTTGACTAGACAAAAGAAATGTTGCAGACTAGGCAAATGTATGCAAATCTGTATAATTCATTTCAGTTGCAGGAGTCAGCTCTTATGGCATAGGATAAGGGTTACTGTGGCAGAGATACTTAAAATAAACAGAATATACACAGCTCTGGCTCAAATGTCCTAGGGAAAAgtgctgatggaagtggatttgaagaaggagaagggaggtggtTTGATGTATTGTAGGAGACTGGCTGTTCCTGGCAAGAGCAATACTGCAGTAGGAAGGTTCAGAGGTGGGAGTTGAAGAAGAGAAGGGCAAAGTAGAGGGTTTCGTAGATGCAGTTCAAATGTTAGAGCATTTGTTTCTTCCACTGACAATTTCTCCATCATATATATGACTCAAATGTTCCTTAGGCCAACAGTCCAGGAAGATGGCGGAGATGTCATATTTAAGGGTTTTGAAGATGGGATTgtacagttaaaactgcaaggtTCATGCACAAGTTGTCCCAGTTCCATCATAACGTTGAAGAATGGGATACAAAACATGCTGCAGTTTTATATTCCAGAAGTAGAAAGTGTGGAACAGGTAAGCACAATTTAGAGGGAATTTCTTCTCCAAACCTCAGCTATTAAAAACAAGCaaggtttttaaaaactgaaattgacactGCAAACCAtatatactgctaaatattaaaaaattaataaaaaatttaaatacactattaaaaacaatttaaaactacaGCATTGCAAAACAACACAAAGAATTGTAAGATGGAGCACCATATGATTAATTGCGCTTACTTATAAGGCAGaaaaggcctgggtgaacaagtccAGAGGCATTCTAAACATTCCTCATTTTCTGTCTCCTGAACTTCACAAGGGGGTCGGGGGTTTCCAGGGGGTGGGCACCGCCACCAAGAAGACCCGCCTTCAAGATATTACTTGGCAACACTCTGTTAGTCACagaatgacctagagaggttgtaggctctccccaCACTAGAGATTTTCTCTCCCCTTCATTCATCCACTCTTCCATCCTCTGTCTGCCTCTCACACATGCAGCATTTCAGGGAAGAAGGGTTAACAGCCTCAAAAGCCCTCTTCCTCTCATTCTCTTTTACATGCACGCATGCACAGTGCACACACATCCATCTCTCCCCTtagcacattccccacccccacccattccCATTTCCGCCCaacatttcccctccttcacCTTGGTCATATGCTTTCTGCCATTCACACATTTGTCTTCCCTGCTGGGTCAGGAAGAAAACTCCTTTTTCTCCCTATTTAGCAAGCAAGCAAAATGAGCTTCTAGTGGAGAAACAACATGATTTGTTTCTATACCAGAAGCTCATTTTCCTTGCATGCGGAGTCAGGAAGAAGAGACTTTTTTTCACTCCAGCATGTAAGAAAAAGCAGTGGGGAGGCAACAAAGCTAGGCAGTGCAGAGGTGGTTTGGTCACCCATTGCATGCTGCACTTAAGGTCTCCAGGGGCTGTGCATATGTGGCCTGACACCCtggatttgggtgggtgggtgtacgtTCCTGTTTTTGGAAATAAGCATGGATTGTGCCTTAGTATTCGTTTGTTGTCTTTCAGGTTGTTGATAAtgataaagaagaaaaagaagcgaaCTCAGCCTGAATCAGAGAAAGTTTTGGACTTTGTCTAAACTTGCTACTCACTACAGAAAAAAGCCCTCAGCTTTCGTCACCACTTTTCCTGGATAATTCTCAATTGACCTGCTTTCATTTCTGTTTCATGATTCTAAGGAAACAATGGAAACGTATTCTTTAAAGAAGGATTGTCAATTTCATAAAATATTTCCCCACTCCTTTAGATGTAGA
This DNA window, taken from Elgaria multicarinata webbii isolate HBS135686 ecotype San Diego chromosome 12, rElgMul1.1.pri, whole genome shotgun sequence, encodes the following:
- the NFU1 gene encoding NFU1 iron-sulfur cluster scaffold homolog, mitochondrial isoform X2 translates to MDFYASGLPIITEEAPRSETAPSEDDDEVVLMIKELLDTRIRPTVQEDGGDVIFKGFEDGIVQLKLQGSCTSCPSSIITLKNGIQNMLQFYIPEVESVEQVVDNDKEEKEANSA